From Denitrovibrio acetiphilus DSM 12809, the proteins below share one genomic window:
- the ribB gene encoding 3,4-dihydroxy-2-butanone-4-phosphate synthase, producing the protein MNQLKLSKKESILSAIEAIKRGEGVIVVDNEDRENEGDLIFSAETITNAQMAALIRDCSGIVCLCITDEHRQRLGLDMMVKENNSQFGTAFTVTIEAAEGVTTGVSAADRVTTIKAAIADNANENSLASPGHVFPLVARPGGVLERDGHTEASVDLMKLAGLKPCGVLCELTNPDGTMMKRKDIDIYADIHGYEVITIDDLKEFIREK; encoded by the coding sequence ATGAATCAGCTTAAATTATCCAAAAAAGAATCTATTCTATCCGCTATTGAAGCAATCAAAAGAGGCGAAGGTGTTATTGTCGTAGACAATGAAGACAGGGAAAATGAGGGAGACCTTATCTTTTCTGCTGAAACAATCACTAACGCACAAATGGCTGCACTTATAAGAGACTGTAGCGGTATCGTATGCCTCTGCATCACCGATGAGCACAGACAAAGACTTGGACTAGACATGATGGTCAAAGAGAATAACAGCCAGTTCGGCACTGCTTTTACAGTCACAATAGAAGCAGCAGAAGGCGTTACAACAGGTGTCTCCGCTGCCGACAGGGTTACAACCATCAAAGCCGCTATCGCCGACAATGCAAATGAAAACAGCCTGGCAAGCCCGGGGCACGTTTTCCCTCTTGTGGCAAGACCTGGCGGAGTGCTGGAAAGAGACGGGCACACAGAGGCTTCGGTAGACCTGATGAAACTTGCCGGTTTAAAACCGTGCGGCGTTCTTTGCGAACTCACCAACCCTGACGGGACTATGATGAAACGAAAAGATATAGACATATATGCCGACATCCACGGTTATGAAGTTATCACCATTGATGACCTCAAAGAGTTTATCAGGGAGAAATAA
- the rpsB gene encoding 30S ribosomal protein S2 yields the protein MSYISMKNLLEAGVHFGHQTKRWNPKMSKYVFGARNGIYILDLQKTVQCFNTAYEFTRDAARQGSTFLFVGTKKQAQEAIKEAANKCGAFYMNERWLGGTLTNFQTIKSRIQRLKELEEMFESGYINKYTKKEASKLKKELEKLSKNLGGIKDMPGIPDVMFIIDIKMEQNAVAEAKKLDIPIIAIVDTNCDPDLVDLPIPGNDDAIRACQLISGRIADAIAEGKQMREEDMAGDMQQLAEGDDVPVEEIVETQEEAAEAPAAETKEEK from the coding sequence ATGTCTTACATCTCTATGAAAAACCTGCTTGAAGCAGGTGTACACTTCGGTCACCAGACAAAACGCTGGAACCCTAAAATGTCCAAATATGTTTTCGGAGCTAGAAACGGTATCTATATCCTCGACCTTCAGAAAACTGTACAGTGCTTTAACACTGCTTACGAATTTACAAGAGATGCCGCACGTCAGGGGAGCACTTTCCTCTTCGTCGGAACAAAAAAACAAGCACAGGAAGCGATTAAAGAAGCTGCTAACAAATGTGGTGCATTCTACATGAATGAGCGCTGGCTCGGTGGTACTCTTACAAACTTTCAGACAATCAAATCACGTATCCAGAGACTCAAAGAACTCGAAGAGATGTTTGAATCAGGCTACATAAACAAATATACTAAAAAAGAAGCTTCCAAGCTCAAAAAAGAACTTGAGAAACTCTCTAAAAACCTCGGTGGTATCAAAGATATGCCTGGTATACCAGACGTTATGTTCATCATTGACATCAAAATGGAGCAAAACGCTGTTGCTGAGGCAAAAAAACTCGATATTCCAATAATTGCCATTGTTGATACAAACTGTGACCCTGACCTCGTTGACCTGCCTATCCCTGGTAATGACGACGCCATCCGCGCTTGTCAACTTATCTCAGGACGCATAGCTGATGCTATCGCTGAAGGCAAACAAATGAGAGAAGAAGATATGGCAGGCGATATGCAGCAGCTCGCAGAAGGCGACGATGTCCCTGTTGAAGAAATCGTAGAAACACAGGAAGAAGCAGCAGAAGCACCTGCTGCAGAAACTAAAGAGGAGAAGTAA
- a CDS encoding outer membrane beta-barrel protein: MHLLKGYKKILFALVLSFSSLSFAYEYPVVGEYSRYYDDVFRAVKDGKCESMDAELKALYDNEGVSPAIYVSICYFEKKDDKAYDTLSMMLSQQEYDEVLYVVEAEQDKGNHDARLLKYRGLAYYNVGALNPAVNDLEEYLTTTSDTEALYSLADIKISLRDFNGAEAVLERSPSKDGDYYYRKGRVEVFRGNNFSAVKNLRMVDASAGKIYNDANLLIGDICTSSKRYYCAEKQYRLVGSSEEYAASAQEKMEKLEKSKKRFSGFFSLGGQYDSNVTSVDEDELAGASEVSSLRLYAVADLRINFYPAFADSLTVGTMHYGTSNENIHDYDMSMHKVYFQMKHSYDSFEVMLPKITASVIDFGGEKYSTTVTAEAYGAYKLDNWTFTVPVKLSRVNYTQSTSSDDLSKDGYKYEGALEVSRRFLQKYTAKVKAGYGHDEAEGKYKVKDDTMFDASISMRLLPRLIPTLAFSYANYDYSNIDREDDYYSYSLKAIYVLTPNVFLGAGMTFTKTDSTNDVYDYTKTVSEVSVSYAF; the protein is encoded by the coding sequence ATGCACCTTTTGAAAGGTTATAAGAAGATACTATTTGCTCTTGTTTTATCGTTTTCATCATTATCTTTTGCATATGAATATCCTGTTGTTGGCGAATACAGCCGTTATTACGACGATGTGTTCAGAGCCGTGAAAGATGGAAAATGCGAAAGTATGGATGCCGAGCTGAAAGCTCTTTACGATAATGAAGGAGTGTCGCCTGCTATATATGTCAGCATATGCTACTTTGAAAAGAAAGACGACAAGGCGTATGACACTTTATCTATGATGCTTTCCCAGCAGGAATACGATGAAGTGCTTTACGTTGTGGAAGCAGAGCAGGACAAAGGGAACCATGATGCCAGACTACTCAAATACAGAGGACTTGCCTACTATAATGTTGGTGCTCTTAATCCTGCTGTAAATGATCTTGAAGAATATCTGACAACAACCTCAGACACAGAGGCTCTTTACAGTCTTGCTGATATAAAGATATCCCTTCGTGACTTTAACGGAGCGGAGGCTGTTCTGGAACGGTCCCCTTCAAAGGATGGCGATTATTATTACCGCAAAGGACGTGTTGAGGTTTTTCGCGGGAATAACTTTTCCGCTGTGAAGAATCTCCGCATGGTGGATGCCTCAGCAGGTAAAATATATAATGACGCTAACCTGCTCATAGGCGATATATGCACCAGCTCTAAAAGGTATTATTGCGCTGAGAAGCAGTATAGACTTGTGGGCAGCTCTGAGGAATATGCCGCATCTGCTCAGGAAAAAATGGAAAAACTTGAAAAGAGTAAAAAGCGTTTCAGCGGTTTTTTTAGTTTAGGCGGTCAGTATGATTCCAACGTTACATCTGTTGACGAGGATGAACTTGCCGGTGCTTCAGAGGTTTCGAGCTTAAGGCTTTATGCAGTTGCGGATCTCAGGATCAACTTTTATCCTGCTTTTGCAGATAGCCTAACAGTTGGGACCATGCACTACGGCACATCAAACGAAAACATCCATGACTATGACATGAGTATGCATAAAGTATATTTTCAGATGAAGCACTCATATGATTCTTTCGAAGTGATGCTTCCGAAAATTACGGCGTCGGTTATTGATTTCGGCGGAGAAAAATACTCTACTACAGTAACCGCAGAGGCATACGGAGCATATAAACTGGACAACTGGACATTTACTGTTCCTGTCAAGCTCTCGAGAGTTAACTATACTCAGTCAACAAGTTCGGACGATCTGAGCAAAGACGGATATAAATATGAAGGGGCTTTAGAAGTCAGCAGAAGATTTTTGCAGAAATATACTGCAAAGGTAAAAGCTGGGTACGGACATGATGAAGCAGAAGGCAAGTATAAAGTTAAAGACGACACCATGTTTGATGCATCAATAAGTATGCGTCTGCTCCCAAGGCTTATACCGACGCTTGCCTTCAGTTATGCGAACTATGACTACAGCAATATAGACAGGGAAGATGATTATTACAGCTATTCTCTGAAAGCCATATATGTTCTTACTCCTAACGTATTTCTAGGAGCTGGAATGACATTCACAAAAACAGATTCGACGAATGATGTCTATGACTATACAAAGACAGTATCTGAAGTTTCTGTAAGCTATGCATTTTAA
- a CDS encoding NAD(P)H-dependent oxidoreductase — protein MNVVLVNAAPGSDVNSSYVAEKLHGKYDGAKRFDLCRMDFDPSYPVRKCDGAFSDDCVEESLRELMSAVYSADLIIFISPNYFSFVTGTAKMFLDKFFVFLGKGGMPVFEGEKKFFFILTQASANRGHGQPTQDWMKSFCSIFRMKFFGVTLPNCKKSEPESAKLKMDEIIMSLNMFI, from the coding sequence ATGAATGTTGTGCTTGTGAATGCTGCTCCCGGCAGTGATGTAAATTCATCATATGTGGCTGAAAAACTGCACGGGAAATATGACGGGGCAAAGAGATTCGACCTCTGTCGCATGGATTTCGATCCTTCTTATCCTGTCAGAAAATGTGACGGTGCTTTCAGTGATGACTGTGTCGAGGAGAGTCTGCGTGAACTGATGTCGGCAGTCTATTCTGCTGATCTGATCATATTCATTTCTCCTAACTACTTTAGCTTTGTGACAGGTACGGCTAAAATGTTTCTTGATAAATTCTTCGTTTTTCTGGGGAAGGGCGGGATGCCTGTTTTTGAGGGGGAGAAAAAGTTCTTCTTTATCCTTACGCAGGCTTCGGCAAACCGGGGACATGGACAGCCCACTCAGGACTGGATGAAGAGCTTTTGCAGTATCTTCAGAATGAAGTTCTTCGGGGTGACGTTGCCGAATTGTAAGAAGTCTGAGCCGGAAAGTGCAAAGCTGAAGATGGATGAGATCATTATGTCTCTAAACATGTTCATATAA
- a CDS encoding FecR family protein, with protein sequence MFKKLIVIISICVLALPAAASDKAAEVTVSKGRVEIVHGDAVMGKRASEGAELVVRDILRTKRRGYAEVGFIDGTNVKIFEKSRLTINGIGRETAGFNAELQKGKVLFNVEKMVDVAGDFRVKTTNSVIGVKGTTFGVVSGGPFTIVEVYEGNVEVFQSGTPADMESGNGDVPDQGEAGRGGEPAEGGQAPAANLGAGQGAVLSSSGGVQVYEFAGDGSGQSLIFNGAAAALRSGGSDVFGALGEDEQFGGSADADGLGGLAGAGLFGSEHGDPMGMIPGYDQLGEALQEGNDFYSNPDVKPDIPGYDQLGQIPQGGGDFDLNPGVDPEIPDQIEHDGSVDINIEFE encoded by the coding sequence ATGTTTAAAAAACTGATAGTTATAATATCAATATGCGTTTTAGCTCTCCCTGCCGCTGCTTCTGATAAAGCTGCTGAGGTTACTGTTTCAAAGGGGCGGGTGGAAATTGTCCACGGCGATGCTGTGATGGGCAAAAGAGCATCAGAAGGTGCAGAGCTTGTGGTGCGCGACATACTGCGGACAAAAAGACGCGGCTATGCAGAAGTTGGATTTATTGATGGGACAAATGTCAAAATTTTTGAAAAATCTAGACTTACAATAAACGGAATCGGGCGTGAGACAGCCGGTTTTAATGCTGAACTGCAAAAGGGGAAAGTCCTCTTTAATGTTGAGAAGATGGTTGATGTCGCTGGCGATTTCCGAGTGAAGACCACTAATTCCGTTATAGGGGTTAAGGGGACAACATTTGGTGTTGTGTCGGGTGGTCCCTTTACTATTGTAGAGGTTTATGAAGGGAATGTTGAAGTATTTCAATCTGGAACTCCCGCTGATATGGAATCCGGCAATGGAGATGTGCCAGATCAGGGTGAAGCTGGTAGAGGTGGCGAACCTGCGGAAGGTGGACAGGCTCCGGCTGCTAACCTGGGTGCCGGGCAGGGTGCGGTTCTGTCAAGTTCCGGCGGAGTGCAGGTTTACGAATTCGCTGGTGACGGCTCTGGTCAGTCTTTAATATTCAATGGGGCTGCCGCAGCTTTGAGAAGCGGTGGTTCCGATGTTTTCGGAGCTTTGGGAGAGGATGAACAGTTTGGCGGCTCTGCTGACGCAGACGGTCTCGGTGGTTTGGCAGGTGCGGGGCTGTTCGGTTCTGAACACGGAGACCCCATGGGTATGATTCCTGGGTATGATCAGCTGGGCGAAGCTCTTCAGGAGGGGAACGATTTTTATTCCAATCCTGATGTTAAGCCGGATATCCCAGGGTATGATCAGTTAGGTCAGATCCCTCAGGGAGGGGGCGACTTTGATCTTAATCCTGGTGTCGATCCGGAGATTCCTGATCAGATCGAACATGATGGTTCCGTTGATATTAACATTGAGTTTGAGTAA
- a CDS encoding class II fructose-bisphosphate aldolase codes for MGVSYKDIGLVNTKEMFAKAMEGKYAIPAYNFNNLEQLQAIVTACVESKSPVILQVSKGAREYANATMLRYMAMGAVQYAKELGCEIPIALHLDHGDSFETAKSCIDSGFSSVMIDGSHLPFEENITLTKKVVDYAHSLDVTVEGELGVLAGIEDDVVAEKSTYTNPDQVVEFVEKTGCDSLAISIGTSHGAFKFKAGQPVPPLRFDILKECEVRLPGFPIVLHGASSVVQEYVEMINQYGGKLEGALGVPEEQLRQAAASAVCKINIDSDGRLALTAKIREFLAEHPEEFDPRKYLKPARTELVKMYKAKNVNVLGSAGKA; via the coding sequence ATGGGAGTTAGCTATAAGGATATCGGGCTTGTAAATACGAAAGAGATGTTTGCAAAAGCTATGGAAGGGAAGTACGCCATACCGGCTTATAATTTCAATAACCTGGAACAGCTTCAGGCAATAGTCACTGCATGTGTGGAGTCGAAGTCTCCGGTAATACTGCAGGTTTCTAAAGGAGCCAGAGAATATGCCAATGCGACAATGCTCAGGTACATGGCAATGGGCGCAGTTCAATATGCGAAAGAGCTTGGGTGTGAGATACCTATAGCTCTGCATCTTGACCACGGTGATTCCTTTGAAACAGCTAAGAGCTGTATAGACTCAGGGTTCTCAAGTGTCATGATCGATGGTTCTCATTTGCCATTCGAAGAAAATATCACGCTTACTAAAAAGGTTGTGGACTATGCTCACAGTCTCGATGTTACAGTTGAGGGGGAGCTTGGTGTGCTTGCAGGCATTGAGGACGATGTTGTTGCGGAGAAGTCAACTTATACTAACCCAGATCAGGTAGTCGAGTTCGTAGAGAAAACAGGATGCGACTCGCTTGCAATCTCAATAGGCACATCTCATGGTGCATTCAAATTTAAGGCAGGACAGCCCGTACCTCCCCTCAGGTTCGATATACTGAAGGAATGTGAAGTAAGGCTGCCCGGGTTCCCTATCGTTCTGCACGGAGCGTCTAGTGTCGTGCAGGAGTATGTCGAGATGATCAATCAATACGGCGGAAAGTTGGAAGGTGCTCTTGGTGTTCCAGAGGAACAGCTGAGGCAGGCGGCGGCAAGCGCAGTGTGTAAGATCAACATTGATTCTGACGGAAGACTTGCACTTACGGCAAAGATAAGAGAATTCCTTGCTGAACATCCGGAAGAGTTTGACCCGCGTAAATATCTTAAGCCTGCAAGAACTGAACTGGTAAAGATGTATAAGGCTAAAAATGTGAATGTGCTTGGTTCGGCAGGCAAAGCATAA
- a CDS encoding FAD-dependent oxidoreductase → MRNNKSGITRRGLLQTGMAAATVAAGGLAMNLLSPFSAEAASKTLPAKWDKTFDVIVIGSGFAGLAAAAEAAESGLSVVIVEKMPLYGGNSIINGGEYNSWTDKLKLRQSLNLGDDSAELHKSDTLKGGDFYGDPELIELLTDNSSDALNWMVDEGGLKLRHILNRTGGHSAYRTHTCVEGVGRGYTEALKRIAEKRGVKFMLNTPVSWLWRASEEKPVIGVETDVRGRKRNLKANKAVIMASGGFSQDKVMRMEFNPSIVPEYNCTNQPGATGEMLRYAQAIGAETMHLAFIQLYPYAEPETGILDSPAVYPFRGPGYGMIAVDKNGNRFVNDLERRDVVSRAEINTGMKPTYSIFNEAMIPLMGTKDEVEAGLKKGRFVKADSVEELAQKLGMKPDVLAGTVKKHNKYLRQGNDPDFGKPITDKMIPIEKGPFYGIAQWPAVHHTMGGVRINKQTQVIDIWGNVIPNLYACGESTGGIHGINRLGGNAIPDAVVFGRIAGRNAAK, encoded by the coding sequence ATGCGTAATAATAAGAGTGGAATCACAAGACGCGGTTTATTGCAGACTGGTATGGCAGCAGCAACAGTTGCAGCTGGTGGGCTGGCCATGAATTTGTTATCACCTTTTTCGGCAGAAGCAGCATCGAAAACTTTACCTGCTAAATGGGATAAGACATTTGATGTTATAGTGATAGGTTCAGGCTTTGCAGGGTTAGCCGCAGCAGCAGAAGCGGCTGAAAGCGGTCTGAGTGTGGTTATTGTAGAAAAAATGCCTTTATATGGTGGTAACTCTATCATAAATGGCGGTGAGTATAATAGCTGGACTGATAAACTCAAACTGCGTCAATCACTTAATCTTGGAGATGATAGTGCTGAACTTCACAAAAGCGATACACTTAAAGGCGGTGATTTCTATGGTGACCCAGAGCTAATAGAGTTGCTTACAGACAATTCCAGTGACGCGCTTAACTGGATGGTTGACGAGGGCGGTCTGAAACTTCGTCACATTCTTAACAGAACCGGCGGTCATTCTGCATATCGTACCCATACATGTGTGGAAGGTGTAGGCAGAGGGTATACTGAAGCGCTGAAGCGGATAGCAGAAAAACGTGGTGTTAAATTTATGCTGAATACTCCTGTAAGCTGGCTGTGGCGGGCATCTGAAGAGAAACCGGTTATCGGTGTTGAAACTGATGTTCGAGGCAGAAAAAGGAATCTCAAGGCAAATAAAGCTGTGATTATGGCGAGTGGCGGATTTTCTCAGGATAAAGTAATGCGGATGGAATTCAATCCAAGTATTGTTCCTGAATATAACTGCACTAATCAACCGGGTGCTACTGGCGAAATGTTAAGGTACGCACAGGCTATTGGCGCTGAGACAATGCATCTTGCTTTTATACAGCTTTATCCGTATGCAGAGCCGGAGACTGGTATTCTTGACAGCCCCGCAGTTTATCCTTTCAGAGGGCCGGGGTATGGGATGATTGCTGTAGATAAAAATGGGAATAGATTTGTAAATGACCTCGAAAGAAGGGATGTTGTCTCAAGAGCTGAAATTAACACAGGAATGAAACCAACATACTCAATATTTAATGAAGCTATGATACCTCTTATGGGAACTAAAGATGAGGTGGAAGCAGGGCTCAAAAAAGGTAGATTCGTTAAAGCCGATTCTGTTGAAGAACTTGCTCAAAAACTTGGGATGAAACCTGATGTTTTGGCTGGTACCGTAAAAAAACATAATAAATACCTTCGTCAGGGGAACGACCCTGATTTTGGTAAACCAATAACAGATAAAATGATTCCCATAGAGAAGGGACCATTTTACGGCATAGCTCAATGGCCTGCTGTGCACCATACTATGGGTGGTGTGCGTATCAATAAACAAACACAAGTTATTGATATTTGGGGAAATGTTATACCTAATCTTTATGCTTGTGGCGAATCCACAGGCGGTATTCACGGAATAAACAGGCTTGGGGGCAACGCAATCCCTGATGCAGTAGTATTTGGAAGGATTGCAGGCAGAAACGCTGCGAAATGA
- a CDS encoding nuclear transport factor 2 family protein — MSPKEIIEQFVEAFNKADYNSLANLYATDAINHQVAEGPITGRENIRKMFKLAFETADMICIVENIFEDNEWGILEWKDPLGLRGCGLFHIKRGKIAFQRGYWDKLSFLRLHNLPLPTK; from the coding sequence ATGAGCCCTAAAGAAATTATCGAACAATTCGTCGAAGCTTTTAATAAGGCAGACTACAACTCTTTAGCAAATCTTTATGCAACAGACGCTATTAACCATCAAGTTGCTGAAGGGCCCATAACAGGCAGAGAAAATATAAGAAAGATGTTTAAGCTGGCTTTTGAGACAGCAGACATGATATGCATAGTCGAAAATATATTTGAAGATAATGAATGGGGAATTCTTGAGTGGAAAGACCCCCTTGGTCTGCGCGGCTGTGGGCTATTCCATATTAAACGTGGAAAGATTGCCTTTCAACGCGGATATTGGGACAAACTGTCATTCCTGCGCCTGCACAACTTACCACTACCGACAAAATAG
- the tsf gene encoding translation elongation factor Ts: protein MAQVTAAMVKELREKTGAGMMDCKKALGEVDGNMEEAIEFLRKKGLAAAAKKSGRIAAEGAVVASLKDNKSGVILEVNSETDFVAKNDGFKDFTQELADLIIEKNPADVDAFMAVQAANGQTVEEYLNTMVAKIGEKLTLRRFTKLDGNNVSTYIHMGGKIGVVVNLEGGNEELAKDICLHIAASNPKYLDESFVDADYIEKEKEIFAAKLAEQGKPEKMIPNIIKGQVSKLLKEVCLVSQPFVKNPDVTIAQLLADNGAKIVTYTRYEMGEGLEKKQENFAEEVAKQLQK, encoded by the coding sequence ATGGCACAAGTTACAGCCGCAATGGTAAAAGAGCTCCGCGAGAAAACCGGAGCCGGTATGATGGACTGTAAAAAGGCTCTGGGCGAAGTTGACGGAAATATGGAAGAGGCTATCGAATTCCTTCGTAAGAAAGGTCTCGCAGCCGCAGCTAAGAAATCCGGCAGAATTGCAGCAGAAGGCGCTGTTGTAGCCAGCCTTAAAGATAATAAATCAGGAGTAATCCTTGAGGTTAACTCCGAAACTGACTTCGTAGCTAAAAATGACGGCTTCAAAGACTTTACTCAGGAACTCGCTGACCTGATCATTGAGAAAAATCCTGCCGATGTCGATGCATTCATGGCTGTTCAGGCTGCTAATGGACAAACAGTTGAAGAATATCTTAACACTATGGTGGCAAAGATAGGTGAGAAACTCACTCTCAGAAGGTTTACCAAGCTCGATGGAAATAATGTCTCAACTTACATCCATATGGGCGGTAAAATCGGTGTTGTTGTGAATCTCGAAGGCGGCAACGAAGAGCTTGCAAAAGACATATGCCTCCACATCGCAGCCAGTAACCCGAAATATCTCGACGAATCTTTTGTCGATGCTGACTATATAGAGAAAGAGAAAGAAATATTCGCTGCCAAGCTTGCTGAGCAGGGTAAACCAGAAAAAATGATACCTAACATCATAAAAGGTCAGGTGTCAAAACTCCTTAAGGAAGTATGCCTTGTGAGCCAGCCGTTCGTGAAGAACCCTGATGTCACCATCGCACAGCTCCTTGCCGATAACGGCGCTAAAATTGTTACCTATACCCGCTATGAAATGGGGGAAGGTCTCGAAAAAAAGCAGGAGAACTTTGCAGAGGAAGTTGCGAAACAACTGCAGAAATAA
- a CDS encoding cytochrome c3 family protein: MKIILLTAVMCIAAMCFAEQVCLECHQSVNVLPSEHEKVNFQVAACTECHVKEDVLQADPFAAGMHIKHAGEAECNVCHVMQGASPFGLQKGRIGEPTEELELITEKVVHWQTSQDLDNRHAKAEVFCNGCHGIALPEFASEVSNVTCLGCHGELKALQKKTESAEHKDMNPHKSHLGDIACTVCHHIHTEQTAYCVNCHPKFTITMP, from the coding sequence ATGAAAATAATATTACTGACAGCTGTAATGTGTATTGCGGCAATGTGCTTTGCTGAACAGGTTTGTCTGGAATGTCATCAGTCAGTTAATGTTTTACCGTCTGAACACGAAAAAGTGAATTTTCAGGTTGCAGCATGTACAGAATGCCATGTGAAAGAGGATGTCTTACAGGCGGATCCATTTGCCGCCGGAATGCATATTAAGCATGCCGGAGAAGCTGAGTGTAATGTTTGCCATGTTATGCAGGGGGCTTCACCATTTGGTCTGCAAAAAGGCAGGATAGGTGAACCAACAGAAGAGTTGGAGCTTATCACAGAGAAGGTTGTACATTGGCAGACATCACAGGATCTCGACAACAGACATGCTAAAGCAGAAGTTTTTTGTAACGGATGTCATGGGATAGCGCTTCCGGAGTTTGCTTCCGAAGTCAGTAATGTAACATGCCTCGGCTGTCATGGTGAACTTAAAGCCTTACAGAAGAAAACAGAATCGGCTGAACATAAAGACATGAATCCTCACAAATCCCACCTCGGAGACATTGCATGTACAGTATGCCACCATATACATACTGAACAGACAGCATATTGTGTAAACTGTCATCCGAAGTTTACGATAACAATGCCTTAA
- the lgt gene encoding prolipoprotein diacylglyceryl transferase, producing MFPYLFKIGFFELRIYSLMYIIALVVCIYMVKKRTDLLGVKKESVENAVIVTFLMSIIGARMYYVAFRWDYYKGSFSEMVAVWHGGLAIHGGIIAGILTVVIYCRFKTINPVKLGDLIVPWLLFGQGLGRIGNLANGEAHGVPTLTPPSIVFQMKNGFQSFWADVLNQQGLINTPHSISKLLDRIPVDVTHGGKTYTLKEYFPWGMSFTDKYHAPAFQEFGRLPVHPTFIYEMILNFLFFIPLYILWRKNENIGTGKLVGLYLIFYGVIRSFVTFFRADDLMAGPFRAPHLISMVMVLVGAGFIYFGKKNGLRRG from the coding sequence ATGTTCCCATATTTATTCAAAATAGGTTTTTTCGAACTGCGGATTTACAGCCTTATGTATATCATTGCACTTGTTGTCTGTATCTATATGGTGAAGAAACGTACGGATCTCCTCGGCGTGAAAAAAGAAAGTGTGGAAAATGCTGTAATTGTGACATTTCTGATGAGTATTATCGGAGCGCGGATGTATTACGTAGCTTTCCGCTGGGACTATTATAAAGGAAGCTTTTCTGAAATGGTGGCCGTATGGCACGGCGGGCTTGCTATCCATGGCGGCATTATCGCAGGTATTCTCACCGTGGTTATATATTGCAGATTTAAAACAATAAACCCTGTCAAGCTTGGCGACCTGATTGTCCCGTGGCTTCTGTTCGGACAGGGGCTAGGCAGAATAGGCAATCTCGCCAACGGCGAGGCGCATGGAGTACCTACGCTGACCCCCCCATCTATAGTCTTTCAGATGAAGAACGGATTCCAGAGCTTCTGGGCTGATGTGCTTAACCAGCAGGGACTGATCAACACTCCTCATTCCATATCTAAGCTTTTAGACAGGATTCCAGTGGATGTGACCCATGGTGGGAAAACATATACTCTTAAGGAATATTTCCCGTGGGGGATGAGTTTTACAGATAAATACCATGCCCCAGCCTTTCAGGAATTCGGGCGGCTCCCTGTACACCCGACATTTATATATGAAATGATACTTAATTTTCTGTTTTTCATCCCTCTGTATATCTTATGGAGAAAAAACGAAAATATAGGTACGGGGAAACTTGTCGGGCTGTATCTGATATTCTACGGGGTTATAAGAAGCTTCGTTACTTTCTTCCGTGCAGATGATCTTATGGCAGGACCTTTTAGAGCCCCTCATCTTATAAGTATGGTTATGGTTCTGGTGGGGGCCGGATTTATATATTTCGGGAAGAAAAATGGTTTGCGTAGGGGTTAG